The Candidatus Saccharimonadales bacterium nucleotide sequence GCTGGTGTATACGTCGCTACTCGTAACAAGTAAAGAAATATAAATATAAATATAAAGTTTTGCGTTAGAGGTGAACTTCTTCGCCAAGCTCAAGCAAACAAAAAGGACAAGCCGAGCTTGTCCTTTTTATTTCCTACTGCTCCTCTCCTTCAATAGATACATGGGGTAGTCTTTTATCAAGCCATTTAGGGATCCACCAGGCATGTTTTCCGAGCAGCGTCATAACTGCTGGGACGATTGTCATTCTCACGAGGAATGCATCAACGACAATACCCACAGCAAGACCAAAGCCAATCGATTGAATCACTGCTTGATGATTAGTGATAAATCCTGCGAACACGCTAATCATAATGACAGCAGCTGCCGTAACAACTTTGCTACCAGCTCCAAAACCTTCAAGAACCGCATCTTTTGGACTTTTACCGTGCTGGTATGCTTCGTGCATTCCTGAGACTAAGAAGAATTCATAGTCCATTGCCAGGCCAAATAGAATTCCTGTCGCAATAATCGGAACAAAACTAACGATTGGCCCAGCTGCATCGGTAATACCGAACCATCCCCACTGGAACACCGCAACGGTCGCGCCAAACATAGCAAGGACAGATAGAACGAAGCCGAGCGTTGCTTTTAAAGGAACAAGGATTGAACGAAAAGCGATAATGAGTAGTACTAATGATAGACCGACAATTACCATAAGATACACTGGCAGAGCATTTGATAGCTTCTCATTTATATCTTCTTGTAAAGCAGCTGAACCAGTCACTCCAAAACGAACGTTATCACTACCTGTCACATTTCTTACGGTACCCGAATCTCTGAGTGTGACAATCAGTGCTTTTGTTTTTTCATCTGATGGTGCGGTTTTGGGAATGACCTGAATGATTCCTGCGCTACCATCTTCCGTCACAAGTGCTGGCTGCGTTTTCTTAACATTCTCAAGTGAAGATAGTTTACCTGCAACTTTGTTAAGTTGCACATACTTTGCGTATGTAGTGACATTCTTTTCTATTTCAATTAGTGCCGCTTGTTTTTGGGCTTCGCCTTCTGTTTGGGCCTTAACAGCTGCTTGTTGCAGCGCGAGCATTTGTTGTGGAGTAGTCGCTGCTGCCATCTTGGCTTGAAACTCAGCAGTACTTTTTTTCGTAGCATCGGCAACTTGTTGCTCATATTGTTTCATCGCTGCATCACGTACGGTGGCTTTATCGGCGTCACTGACAGTTGGTAATCCTTCAACAACGACGACTAAAGGTCCGTTAAAACCAACACCAAATCCTTGAGATAAAAGATCATACGCTTTGCGGTTAGTTGTACTAGAAGCTGCATATTGATCAGTAGGGAGGCCAAGAACAAGGTTCCTCGCAGGAAGTGCGATAACTCCAATAATTATGATAGTGAGTAGCAGTACAGGTATAGGTCTCGATGTAACGGCTTTACCCCATCTATACCAGAATGACTGATGCTTTGCGCTATCAATAATTTTTGGTCCAGCTAGTTGAGCCTTTTCGACAACTGCACGTTGTTTCTTCCGGAATACACGGCTACCTGCAAATCCTAGAAGGGCAGGAATAAGGGTGATGCTCATTATTGCCGCAACCGCAATACTACCAGCACCAGCGAGGCCCATGATGGTCATGAATGGAATATTAACAATGCTGAGTGCTGCGAGTGCAATAACAACCGTGAATGCTGCAAAGATAACTGCATTACCAGCAGTGCCTAGTGCTCGGGATGCTGCATCTTTATAACTATAACCAGCCTTTGCAAGCGTACGATACTTACTGACGATAAAGAGCGCGTAGTCAATACCGACGGCGAGACCAAGCATAACTGCGAGTACTG carries:
- a CDS encoding MMPL family transporter, translating into MNLGKQLHKLGAFAFEHPWRILLSWLVVLGLLGFAALHFIKPPSSAISIPGTQAQAAIDRVSALFPKDGGGTGRIVFHANSGTIQDAKKEIDDLVAKVNKVDGVSLAVSPFADAAFVSDDKTIAYSQVQLNQQGGSVSAKTLSDVGALVKDTTSSSLQVEMGGDLVSAAPGEILGVGEIAGVVVALVVLVMTLGSLVSGGMPIVSALLSIGVSMAGLFALSQVFQINSTTPVLAVMLGLAVGIDYALFIVSKYRTLAKAGYSYKDAASRALGTAGNAVIFAAFTVVIALAALSIVNIPFMTIMGLAGAGSIAVAAIMSITLIPALLGFAGSRVFRKKQRAVVEKAQLAGPKIIDSAKHQSFWYRWGKAVTSRPIPVLLLTIIIIGVIALPARNLVLGLPTDQYAASSTTNRKAYDLLSQGFGVGFNGPLVVVVEGLPTVSDADKATVRDAAMKQYEQQVADATKKSTAEFQAKMAAATTPQQMLALQQAAVKAQTEGEAQKQAALIEIEKNVTTYAKYVQLNKVAGKLSSLENVKKTQPALVTEDGSAGIIQVIPKTAPSDEKTKALIVTLRDSGTVRNVTGSDNVRFGVTGSAALQEDINEKLSNALPVYLMVIVGLSLVLLIIAFRSILVPLKATLGFVLSVLAMFGATVAVFQWGWFGITDAAGPIVSFVPIIATGILFGLAMDYEFFLVSGMHEAYQHGKSPKDAVLEGFGAGSKVVTAAAVIMISVFAGFITNHQAVIQSIGFGLAVGIVVDAFLVRMTIVPAVMTLLGKHAWWIPKWLDKRLPHVSIEGEEQ